From a region of the Sulfuriferula plumbiphila genome:
- a CDS encoding YgaP family membrane protein: protein MTVERAVRIIAGLFIMTSLLLAHLAGSVDMSHISWLWLTAFVGFNLFQSGITRFCPMDVMLKKAGVKTGCGL, encoded by the coding sequence ATGACTGTAGAACGCGCAGTTCGTATTATCGCCGGCCTGTTCATCATGACCTCCCTGCTGCTGGCGCATCTGGCCGGCAGCGTGGACATGAGCCATATCAGCTGGCTGTGGCTGACCGCCTTTGTTGGCTTCAACCTGTTCCAGAGCGGCATTACCCGTTTTTGCCCGATGGATGTCATGCTCAAAAAAGCGGGCGTCAAAACAGGTTGCGGTCTTTAA
- a CDS encoding PTS sugar transporter subunit IIA has product MIGILIVAHGSLGESLIQCATHVMGERPPLLTPLNVIDCPDIMTMTAKAQQLIEELDQGDGVLMLSDIYGATPCNTACRLLYPGRVEGIAGVNLPMLIRALTYRHEPLDKLVIKALSGGHEGILHISPELCDAATGR; this is encoded by the coding sequence ATGATTGGCATACTCATCGTCGCCCACGGCAGTCTGGGCGAAAGTCTGATTCAATGCGCCACGCACGTAATGGGCGAGCGCCCGCCTTTGCTCACTCCGTTGAACGTGATTGATTGCCCGGACATCATGACGATGACGGCAAAAGCCCAGCAGCTGATTGAAGAGCTTGACCAGGGCGACGGCGTGTTGATGCTGTCCGACATCTATGGCGCCACACCGTGCAATACTGCCTGTCGCCTGCTTTATCCGGGGCGCGTGGAAGGTATTGCCGGGGTCAACCTGCCCATGCTGATCCGCGCGCTCACCTATCGTCATGAGCCGCTCGACAAACTGGTAATCAAGGCACTCTCCGGTGGCCACGAAGGCATTCTGCATATTTCACCGGAGCTGTGTGATGCTGCAACAGGACGTTGA
- a CDS encoding rhodanese-like domain-containing protein, which produces MEFLQQNIWLVLLAAFSGIMLILPIIRGKLSGALSADTTQAVQLINHQDALVLDVREANEFAAGHIANARHIPLGQLAAGLKPLEKHKDKTILVNCQSGTRSAMACGVLRKNGFSQVYNLKGGIKAWEQAGLPTVK; this is translated from the coding sequence TTGGAATTTCTTCAACAAAACATCTGGCTGGTTCTGCTGGCTGCGTTTTCCGGCATCATGCTGATCCTGCCCATAATACGCGGCAAACTGAGCGGTGCACTCAGCGCTGACACCACCCAGGCGGTGCAGCTCATCAATCATCAGGATGCGCTGGTTCTGGACGTGCGCGAAGCCAACGAGTTCGCCGCCGGACACATTGCCAATGCGCGCCACATCCCGCTTGGGCAGCTGGCTGCCGGCCTCAAGCCTCTGGAAAAGCACAAAGACAAGACCATCCTGGTGAATTGCCAAAGCGGTACGCGTTCGGCCATGGCCTGCGGGGTCCTGCGCAAAAACGGCTTTAGCCAGGTTTACAACCTCAAAGGTGGCATCAAGGCTTGGGAACAGGCCGGTCTGCCGACGGTGAAATAG
- a CDS encoding DNA-3-methyladenine glycosylase family protein, which yields MHPQYWQQATSELAAGDAVLKSLIARYPEVSMRSRGDAFSTLARSIAGQQISVKASEAVWQRLLACAVLTPEAIANTAPEVLRTCGFSLRKVEYLRDLAAKFVDGSLHPGLWQDMDDEAVIVELCRVRGIGRWTAEMFLMFYLLRPDVLPLDDIGLQKAMAAQYQNGAPISKIKMRSLAETWRPWRSVATWYLWRSLDPQVVAY from the coding sequence ATGCACCCGCAATACTGGCAGCAAGCCACGAGCGAATTGGCCGCCGGCGATGCGGTGTTGAAATCGCTGATTGCGCGTTACCCGGAAGTCAGCATGCGCAGTCGGGGTGACGCGTTTTCTACACTGGCGCGCTCCATCGCCGGGCAGCAGATTTCGGTGAAAGCCTCCGAAGCTGTATGGCAGCGCCTTTTGGCATGTGCTGTGCTTACCCCGGAAGCTATCGCAAACACTGCGCCGGAAGTTTTGCGTACTTGCGGTTTCTCGCTGCGCAAGGTTGAATACCTGCGCGATCTTGCGGCCAAATTTGTCGACGGCTCATTGCATCCCGGCTTGTGGCAGGATATGGACGACGAGGCGGTGATTGTCGAATTGTGCCGGGTGCGCGGCATTGGCCGCTGGACTGCGGAAATGTTTCTGATGTTCTATCTGTTACGTCCGGATGTGCTGCCGCTGGATGATATCGGCCTGCAAAAAGCCATGGCCGCACAGTATCAGAACGGCGCACCGATCAGCAAAATCAAAATGCGCAGCCTGGCCGAAACCTGGCGCCCGTGGCGTTCGGTGGCGACCTGGTACCTGTGGCGCAGCCTGGATCCGCAGGTCGTGGCGTACTAA
- the grxC gene encoding glutaredoxin 3: MPTVIMYCTAVCPYCVMAERLLQGKGASVEKIRVDLDHTRRAEMMTRTGRRTVPQIYVGNTHVGGFDDLSALDRAGKLDALLKS; the protein is encoded by the coding sequence ATGCCCACAGTCATCATGTATTGCACCGCAGTATGCCCCTACTGCGTCATGGCTGAACGCCTGCTGCAGGGCAAAGGGGCCAGCGTGGAAAAAATCCGCGTCGACCTCGATCACACCCGCCGCGCGGAGATGATGACGCGCACCGGACGCCGCACCGTGCCGCAAATCTATGTGGGTAACACCCACGTGGGTGGCTTCGACGATCTCTCCGCATTGGACCGTGCCGGTAAACTGGACGCTCTGCTGAAAAGCTGA
- a CDS encoding HPr family phosphocarrier protein, producing the protein MLQQDVEIINKLGLHARASAKLTQTAGQFQSAIWLTRNNRRVNAKSIMGVMMLAAAKGSTLSIETEGADEAAAMDALLALINDKFGEGE; encoded by the coding sequence ATGCTGCAACAGGACGTTGAAATCATCAACAAGCTCGGGCTGCATGCGCGCGCATCGGCCAAGCTCACGCAGACCGCCGGGCAGTTCCAGAGCGCAATCTGGCTCACTCGCAACAACCGCCGGGTCAACGCCAAAAGCATCATGGGCGTGATGATGCTGGCAGCGGCCAAAGGCAGCACTCTCAGTATCGAAACCGAGGGTGCGGATGAGGCTGCGGCCATGGACGCCCTGCTGGCGCTGATCAACGACAAGTTTGGAGAAGGCGAGTGA
- the trxC gene encoding thioredoxin TrxC, with amino-acid sequence MNLVCPSCQAVNRIPAERVNQTPKCGKCGALLHAGLPLDLGASNFDRFITRNDLPVLVDFWASWCGPCKMMAPAFKQAGAELASQVRFAKVETEAEQALAARYHIRSIPTLILFKNGTEAARMSGALDASGLKRWLAQNL; translated from the coding sequence ATGAATCTGGTCTGCCCGTCCTGTCAGGCGGTTAACCGTATCCCCGCCGAACGCGTCAATCAAACACCCAAATGCGGCAAGTGCGGCGCACTGCTGCACGCCGGTTTACCACTTGATCTTGGCGCCAGCAACTTCGACCGCTTCATCACGCGCAACGATTTGCCAGTGCTGGTGGATTTCTGGGCGAGCTGGTGCGGCCCCTGCAAAATGATGGCGCCTGCCTTTAAACAGGCCGGCGCGGAACTGGCCAGCCAGGTGCGCTTTGCCAAGGTCGAGACTGAGGCCGAGCAGGCGCTGGCTGCGCGCTATCATATCCGCAGTATCCCCACCCTGATTTTGTTCAAAAACGGCACCGAGGCAGCGCGCATGTCGGGCGCACTGGATGCCAGCGGACTCAAACGCTGGCTGGCGCAAAATCTGTAA
- the ptsP gene encoding phosphoenolpyruvate--protein phosphotransferase yields the protein MSATLHGIGVSSGIAIGPARLASHTRIEVAHYVLQKAHIAEELERFDEAVQTVRAEMSALRSQIPANAPAELPAFLDMHLMILNDSMLSQAPKQLIETQQCNAEWALTQQMEQLVAQFDEIDDAYLRERKTDVVQVVERVIKVLLGHPGHLPLAEDARHDGILVAHDLSPADMIGFKRQQFAAFITDMGGTTSHTAILARSLNIPSVMALHNARSLIRENETIIVDGDHGVVILDPDETVLEEYRLRQNEWKIEHQKLKRLKGNRAATLDGVVVELHGNIELPQDVAAVQESGATGIGLFRSEFLFMNRADLPGEDEQFEAYREVAEAMNGMPVTIRTLDLGADKPLAGLTAHTLNPALGLRAIRLCLAEPKLFRTQLRAILRASHFGQVRILIPMLSSLPELRQTQYAIEAAKASLVADGIAFDPAVKVGGMIEIPAAALAAQSFAERMDFLSIGTNDLIQYTLAIDRADDSVSHLYDPLHPAVLQLIAMTIRAGEKAGKPVSVCGEMAGDPLLTRLLLGLGLRSYSMHPASLLSVKQRVLKSNSVEAAAQAGKIMRGHEPDKLQTLLARLNA from the coding sequence GTGAGCGCCACCCTGCACGGCATCGGCGTTTCCAGCGGCATTGCCATCGGTCCTGCGCGGCTGGCCTCGCATACACGCATCGAAGTTGCCCACTATGTGCTGCAAAAAGCACATATTGCCGAGGAGCTGGAGCGCTTCGACGAAGCGGTGCAAACCGTGCGCGCCGAGATGAGCGCACTGCGCAGCCAGATCCCTGCCAACGCCCCGGCGGAGTTGCCCGCGTTCCTTGATATGCATCTGATGATTCTGAATGATTCGATGCTGTCGCAAGCGCCGAAGCAGCTCATCGAAACCCAGCAATGCAACGCAGAGTGGGCGCTCACCCAGCAGATGGAACAGCTGGTGGCGCAGTTCGACGAAATTGACGACGCCTATCTGCGCGAGCGCAAGACCGACGTGGTACAGGTGGTGGAGCGCGTCATCAAGGTGCTGCTGGGGCATCCCGGCCATCTGCCACTGGCCGAAGATGCGCGCCATGACGGCATCCTGGTGGCGCATGATCTGTCGCCTGCCGACATGATCGGTTTCAAGCGCCAGCAGTTTGCCGCGTTCATTACTGATATGGGCGGCACCACTTCACATACCGCCATTCTCGCGCGCAGCCTGAACATCCCCTCGGTGATGGCGCTGCACAACGCACGCAGCCTGATTCGTGAAAATGAAACCATCATCGTGGACGGCGATCACGGTGTGGTGATTCTCGACCCGGATGAAACGGTGCTGGAAGAGTATCGCCTGCGCCAGAACGAGTGGAAGATTGAACACCAGAAGCTCAAGCGCCTGAAGGGCAACCGCGCCGCCACGCTCGATGGCGTGGTGGTGGAACTGCACGGTAATATCGAACTGCCGCAAGACGTAGCGGCGGTGCAGGAATCGGGTGCAACGGGCATTGGTCTGTTCCGCAGCGAATTCCTGTTCATGAACCGCGCCGATCTGCCCGGCGAGGACGAGCAGTTTGAAGCTTATCGCGAAGTGGCGGAGGCGATGAACGGAATGCCGGTGACCATCCGCACCCTCGATCTGGGTGCTGACAAACCACTGGCCGGACTCACTGCCCACACCCTCAATCCGGCACTCGGTCTGCGCGCGATTCGCCTGTGTCTGGCTGAACCGAAATTGTTCCGCACCCAGTTGCGCGCGATTCTGCGGGCCTCGCACTTTGGTCAGGTACGCATCCTTATCCCCATGCTGTCCAGCCTGCCGGAGCTGCGCCAGACCCAGTACGCTATCGAGGCGGCCAAGGCCAGTCTGGTTGCCGATGGCATCGCGTTTGATCCGGCTGTCAAGGTGGGGGGCATGATCGAAATCCCTGCCGCTGCACTGGCCGCACAGAGCTTTGCCGAGCGTATGGATTTTCTGTCCATCGGCACCAACGATCTGATCCAGTACACACTGGCGATTGATCGTGCCGACGACAGCGTGTCGCACCTGTACGACCCGCTGCACCCGGCGGTGCTACAGCTGATCGCGATGACCATTCGCGCCGGCGAGAAAGCGGGCAAGCCGGTATCGGTGTGCGGCGAAATGGCGGGTGACCCACTGCTCACACGCCTGTTGTTGGGTCTGGGGCTGCGCAGCTACTCCATGCACCCGGCCAGCCTGCTCTCGGTCAAACAGCGCGTGCTCAAAAGCAATAGCGTGGAAGCCGCCGCCCAGGCTGGCAAAATCATGCGCGGCCATGAGCCGGACAAGCTGCAAACGCTGCTCGCCCGATTGAACGCCTGA